The Calditerrivibrio nitroreducens DSM 19672 genome window below encodes:
- the pyrE gene encoding orotate phosphoribosyltransferase: protein MTEEQILDVYKRHGAYLQGHFLLSSGLHSDTYLQTALVMQYPVIAESIIGELVKKVYDINFDTVVSPAIGGIRFGYEFARLLRKRAIFTERENNEMTLRRGFSIKPGEKVMIAEDVVTTGKSTMECVKVALDHGAEVVGIVCMIDRSGGEANFAYPFFPLVRIKVGTYDPSDCPLCKQGLPLVKPGSRKIV from the coding sequence ATGACTGAAGAGCAGATTTTAGATGTTTATAAAAGACATGGTGCATACTTACAGGGACACTTTTTGCTATCTTCTGGGTTACACAGCGATACATATCTTCAGACGGCACTCGTTATGCAGTATCCTGTTATTGCTGAGTCTATTATTGGTGAGCTCGTCAAAAAAGTGTATGATATAAACTTTGATACGGTGGTTAGCCCAGCAATAGGAGGTATAAGGTTTGGGTATGAATTTGCCAGGCTATTAAGAAAAAGAGCCATTTTTACTGAAAGAGAAAATAACGAGATGACCTTAAGAAGGGGCTTTTCCATAAAGCCGGGGGAAAAAGTCATGATTGCTGAGGATGTGGTTACCACCGGAAAATCGACTATGGAATGTGTTAAGGTTGCTCTGGATCATGGGGCGGAAGTTGTTGGTATTGTTTGTATGATAGATAGAAGTGGTGGGGAGGCAAATTTTGCATACCCTTTTTTCCCGCTCGTTAGAATAAAGGTGGGTACTTATGATCCTTCAGATTGCCCATTGTGCAAACAGGGTTTGCCCTTAGTGAAGCCAGGCAGCAGGAAGATAGTTTGA
- a CDS encoding glycoside hydrolase family 57 protein, which yields MKKLYLTFLWHMHQPYYKDDEAGVYHLPWVFLHGIKDYIEMAKYYEIYNIKAIFNLVPSLIEQIIDISKNFEQDILINKISQPVANLSENDKKFLKKALFWANEKNMISPSSRYKELYIRYGKNDLPIDSLSDLLDLEVHFLLSWTGTFIRDESSFIKSLILKDRFYTEDEKDQLLSILKSKFKYILEYYKTLKNRGKIEISTTPYYHPILPLLLEPASFYEALPDISIPTNAIQLTEDASWHVKEAKSLYKKIFEEDPKGFWPAEGSVSTKTAETLIRHRLIWMASDEDILSRSLNLDLKDNNFRNKLYKKYYYSSDDQNIFIFFRDKELSDLFGFVYSGLPPEKAVDDFLGKLKEIFLKCNFSPHVSIILDGENAWEFYHNNAREFFDLLYLKISETEWIETITYSEAIYKTEIGAEELQYVASGSWIYGNFSTWMGHPEKNKAWELLYKAIETYEKYKNNISPKKRNEIEKEIHVAQGSDWFWWYGDDHYTEQADTLDYLFRKHIINIYKKLSIDPPDELFIPIKKFHKKLKINPPIGEVYSNFDARLSSIFEYLGAGDVDIKYDLSSMHSDSNHLQRMRWGFLGNYLLMIILGNLKPLLTSKEDVVLHIKVNDDLIKVYLNKRSMENSSTKMVLKDYRVDESIELLFEIDKKIINTNIQLSFDLLKGDRIIEKAPVYSPISIFLTRKSLNNWVV from the coding sequence ATGAAAAAGCTATATCTAACATTTTTGTGGCACATGCACCAGCCTTATTACAAGGATGATGAGGCTGGTGTATACCATCTGCCCTGGGTATTTCTTCATGGTATAAAAGATTACATTGAAATGGCTAAATACTATGAAATTTACAATATAAAAGCTATATTCAATCTTGTTCCCTCATTAATTGAGCAGATAATTGATATTTCAAAAAATTTTGAACAGGATATTTTAATAAATAAGATATCTCAACCTGTGGCCAACCTTTCTGAAAATGACAAAAAATTTTTAAAAAAAGCTCTATTTTGGGCAAACGAAAAAAATATGATCTCCCCCTCTTCCCGATATAAAGAGCTATATATAAGATACGGAAAAAATGATTTACCAATAGATTCTTTATCAGATTTATTAGATCTGGAAGTTCACTTTCTTCTCTCCTGGACTGGCACTTTCATCAGAGATGAATCAAGCTTTATAAAAAGTCTCATCCTAAAAGATCGATTTTACACAGAAGATGAAAAAGATCAATTACTGAGTATCTTAAAATCTAAATTTAAATATATCCTTGAATATTATAAGACACTAAAAAATCGTGGTAAAATTGAAATATCCACCACACCTTACTATCACCCTATTCTGCCTCTGCTTTTAGAACCAGCCTCTTTTTATGAGGCTCTACCTGATATAAGCATACCAACCAATGCAATTCAGCTTACAGAAGATGCTAGCTGGCATGTAAAAGAGGCAAAAAGTTTATATAAAAAAATATTTGAGGAGGACCCAAAAGGTTTCTGGCCCGCAGAAGGATCCGTAAGCACTAAAACCGCTGAAACACTTATTAGACATAGACTCATATGGATGGCAAGTGACGAAGATATACTTTCAAGAAGTTTAAATTTAGATCTAAAAGATAATAATTTTAGAAATAAACTCTACAAAAAATATTATTATTCCAGCGATGATCAAAATATTTTCATATTCTTCAGAGACAAAGAGCTGAGCGATCTATTCGGATTTGTTTACAGCGGCTTACCCCCCGAAAAGGCTGTTGATGATTTTTTAGGTAAATTAAAGGAAATATTTTTAAAATGCAACTTCTCCCCCCACGTATCGATCATCTTAGATGGAGAAAACGCCTGGGAATTTTATCACAACAATGCAAGGGAGTTTTTTGATCTGTTATACTTAAAAATTTCAGAAACAGAATGGATTGAAACAATCACATACTCAGAAGCAATCTACAAGACTGAGATAGGCGCAGAAGAATTACAATATGTGGCAAGTGGCTCATGGATATATGGTAATTTTTCTACCTGGATGGGACATCCTGAAAAAAATAAAGCATGGGAATTACTCTATAAAGCAATAGAAACATACGAAAAATACAAAAATAATATTTCTCCTAAAAAGAGGAATGAGATAGAAAAAGAGATACATGTTGCCCAGGGAAGCGATTGGTTCTGGTGGTATGGCGATGACCATTACACCGAACAGGCGGACACTCTTGATTATCTATTTAGAAAACATATCATAAACATATACAAAAAACTATCAATAGATCCTCCAGATGAACTTTTTATACCTATAAAAAAATTTCATAAAAAATTAAAAATCAATCCGCCCATAGGTGAAGTCTATTCAAACTTTGATGCCAGACTTTCATCCATATTTGAATATCTTGGGGCTGGAGATGTGGATATAAAGTATGATCTATCCTCAATGCATTCCGATTCAAACCATCTCCAGAGAATGAGATGGGGATTTCTGGGGAATTATTTATTGATGATAATATTGGGTAACCTGAAACCTTTACTTACTTCAAAAGAGGATGTCGTATTGCATATTAAAGTAAATGATGATTTAATAAAAGTATATTTAAACAAAAGGTCTATGGAAAATAGTTCAACAAAGATGGTACTTAAAGATTACCGAGTGGATGAATCGATTGAGCTACTTTTCGAGATTGATAAGAAAATAATAAACACCAATATTCAACTAAGTTTTGATCTCTTAAAAGGTGATAGGATCATAGAAAAAGCCCCTGTTTACTCCCCGATTAGTATATTCCTCACCCGCAAAAGCTTAAATAATTGGGTGGTTTGA
- a CDS encoding sugar phosphate nucleotidyltransferase produces the protein MKAVIMAGGFGTRIQPLTTSLPKPMIPVLNVPMMEYILESIKKAGITDIVILLYFMPDIIKNHFGEGKKFGVNINYVLPDDDYGTAGAVKQGERFLDDDFIVISGDLVTDFDLNEVIGFHYTKGGQATICLTSVEDPLQFGVVITDKDGKIVRFLEKPGWGEVFSDTINTGIYVFKKDVLKFIPEKSNFDFSKDLFPSLMNKGIELFGFNARGYWRDVGNPNSYREVFLDIFNGLVELPVKGKNIKDSIFTGENSFFEGAQLDGFVVLGDNVLINTDAKIKNCSIGNNVEIGRGTIIENSIIWDNVKIGSNCIIKNAVFCNGVIVGRGVHIQSGGIVAENTEIGNYVVFEKDIMVWPNKQIEEDSILSSNLIWGDKWKKSIFEGGIVSAQTNVELSPELCAKLGAALGSSMPKDSIIILSRDYHSASRMLKRAFLGGLLSAGVNAVDLRMTANPVTKYIQKISKNAISVIFRQSLTNSLYSEIQFSDINGLPIDSNFEKNIERTFFRENFRRASYDDIGKIIEVHDIESSYIKHLLHNIDIDSFKRNKFKVVVDLMNGTTTHILPNILMELGVEAVVLNAYQNEKQLSKNFKVVQDKLEEIKKILLTLKANIGFAIFQNGERLQVVSDDGEIIHPEKLTLIIISLLDLVATEKVKVYLPIMVPTVLDGKTKNVDIIRGRSTGLKAEFLKEFDFIGSISLMLSFPQYMLSPDAMFNSIKLMELLAKSGKKLSEVSRSIPEYHFAHLIINCPFSKKGYIMRKMSEDAMDKEASYVDGVKINFKNKGYVLMIPDQYSANVHLYVEAVDEQSKNELLEEYKQKITTWTEE, from the coding sequence ATGAAAGCTGTAATCATGGCAGGGGGATTCGGTACCAGAATTCAACCCCTTACTACGTCGCTACCAAAACCTATGATTCCGGTGTTAAATGTACCAATGATGGAGTATATACTTGAATCGATCAAAAAAGCTGGTATCACTGATATCGTTATTCTTCTATATTTTATGCCAGATATAATCAAAAACCATTTCGGAGAGGGTAAAAAATTTGGAGTAAATATAAACTATGTTTTACCTGATGACGATTATGGTACGGCGGGGGCAGTGAAACAGGGGGAAAGATTTCTTGATGATGATTTCATAGTGATAAGCGGTGACCTTGTGACAGATTTTGATCTTAATGAGGTTATAGGGTTTCATTACACAAAAGGTGGGCAGGCCACAATTTGCCTCACATCCGTAGAAGATCCTCTTCAATTTGGCGTAGTAATAACCGATAAAGATGGAAAGATTGTTAGATTTTTGGAAAAACCAGGTTGGGGAGAAGTTTTCAGCGATACAATAAATACTGGAATATATGTATTTAAAAAAGATGTACTAAAGTTTATCCCTGAAAAAAGTAATTTCGATTTTTCAAAAGATCTATTCCCATCATTGATGAATAAGGGTATAGAGCTTTTTGGATTTAATGCCAGAGGTTATTGGAGGGATGTGGGAAATCCCAACTCCTATAGGGAAGTTTTCCTGGATATATTCAATGGTTTAGTAGAGCTGCCTGTTAAGGGTAAAAATATAAAAGATAGTATCTTTACAGGTGAAAATTCTTTTTTTGAAGGGGCACAGCTTGATGGTTTTGTGGTTTTAGGGGATAATGTTTTAATAAACACTGATGCCAAAATCAAAAATTGCTCCATAGGGAATAATGTAGAGATTGGTAGAGGCACTATAATCGAAAATAGCATCATATGGGATAATGTCAAAATAGGTTCAAACTGTATAATAAAAAATGCTGTATTCTGTAATGGTGTTATCGTTGGTAGAGGGGTGCATATTCAATCCGGTGGAATTGTGGCTGAGAATACAGAAATAGGTAACTACGTTGTTTTTGAAAAGGACATTATGGTTTGGCCAAACAAACAGATCGAAGAAGATTCGATCTTAAGTAGCAACCTCATTTGGGGAGATAAGTGGAAAAAATCGATCTTTGAAGGTGGGATCGTTTCAGCACAGACCAATGTAGAATTATCACCAGAGCTCTGTGCAAAACTTGGTGCTGCTCTTGGTAGTAGTATGCCCAAAGATTCTATAATCATATTAAGTAGAGACTACCATAGTGCATCCAGAATGCTTAAGAGAGCTTTCCTTGGTGGACTTCTGTCTGCAGGTGTAAATGCGGTGGATCTAAGAATGACAGCAAACCCTGTAACTAAATATATTCAAAAAATATCCAAAAATGCCATTAGTGTTATCTTCAGGCAATCCCTCACAAATTCCCTATACTCTGAAATACAATTCTCAGATATAAATGGTCTTCCCATAGATTCAAACTTCGAAAAAAATATCGAAAGAACTTTTTTTAGGGAAAACTTCAGACGGGCATCTTATGATGACATAGGGAAAATTATTGAAGTTCACGACATAGAATCATCATATATTAAGCACCTATTACATAACATAGATATTGATTCTTTCAAAAGAAACAAGTTTAAAGTGGTTGTAGATTTAATGAATGGCACTACGACTCATATTCTTCCGAATATACTGATGGAATTAGGTGTTGAAGCAGTCGTTTTAAATGCATACCAGAATGAAAAACAGCTGTCAAAAAACTTTAAAGTAGTTCAGGATAAGCTGGAAGAGATTAAAAAGATATTACTTACACTAAAAGCAAATATAGGTTTTGCCATATTCCAAAACGGTGAAAGACTTCAAGTGGTTAGTGATGATGGTGAAATAATACACCCAGAAAAATTAACATTGATTATCATCTCACTTCTTGACCTTGTGGCAACAGAAAAAGTCAAGGTATACCTGCCAATAATGGTTCCAACTGTCTTGGATGGAAAAACCAAAAATGTGGATATAATAAGGGGAAGATCCACCGGGCTTAAAGCAGAATTTTTAAAAGAATTCGATTTTATAGGATCTATTTCTTTGATGTTGTCTTTCCCCCAGTATATGCTTAGCCCGGATGCAATGTTTAACTCCATTAAACTTATGGAGCTTCTTGCAAAATCAGGCAAAAAGTTATCTGAAGTATCAAGATCTATCCCGGAATATCACTTTGCTCATCTTATAATAAACTGTCCATTCAGCAAAAAAGGATACATTATGAGGAAAATGAGTGAAGATGCTATGGATAAAGAGGCATCATACGTCGATGGTGTAAAGATAAATTTCAAAAACAAAGGTTATGTGCTGATGATACCAGATCAATACTCTGCTAACGTACATCTATATGTAGAAGCCGTCGACGAACAATCTAAAAATGAACTGCTTGAAGAATATAAACAAAAGATCACTACCTGGACAGAAGAATAA
- the glgP gene encoding alpha-glucan family phosphorylase — protein sequence MKKREFFVKINFPERLKTLESLAYNLWWVYNNNAKDLFKMIKPELWQETLHNPIEILLSLSEHDLKQLEKDQVFLSRLDSVWNDYIEYIKTPKWFETIRDIEKHGNMQIAYFSAEYGMHESIQSYAGGLGILSGDHFKAASDLGIPFIAVGLLYRNGYFHQYLNSDGWQLETYPYNEFYKMPVVEAKDENGDPLLVEIPSYNSLIKAKIWLVHLGFSRLILLDTDIDDNIPENKIITGKLYDGEPEMRIKQEIVLGIGGVRALKKLGIKPTVFHINEGHPAFAVIERIKDYMVEDGLNLYEAINMVKYSTLFTTHTPVPAGFDVFDNNAIYKHLGPIYNGTPLSIDEVLKIGKVNPYSSSEPFSMAICGVKCSIFRNGVSKLHGKVSRKIFNNLWPNVSEPFVPVGHITNGVHLQTWVADEIKTLFNRYLGENWYLRPYQKSVWSNIHEIPDLELFEAKNILRTRLVEFIRKRTINSINKRGGSYSEIVKANEILNPGILTIGFARRFATYKRGYLLFSDEERLNKILNNPKMPVQIIIAGKAHPKDTEGKEIIKKIYHISRKPEFRDKIVFVEDYDIQVAKYLVRGVDVWLNNPRRPMEASGTSGMKAAINGALNFSILDGWWVEGYKNNNGWSIGAGEEYSDPKYQDFVEGQELYDKLENEIVPLFYAKDRSGLPREWLKMMKNSIFIGCSEFSTSRMVMEYHEKYYTPLHELHNDLSEQNFANLREFINFKNEISNKWHKLRIVKAEIISDNLYMGSTVKFYSEVYTDDLDPNFLKVCVISDTNCPKIEFEDPKFIELDLKESKDGVSIFSKEVRLTCSGKIRFAFGIFPKNRFILNEFEDNLFVWE from the coding sequence ATGAAAAAAAGAGAATTTTTCGTCAAGATCAATTTTCCAGAAAGATTAAAAACGTTGGAGTCATTGGCATACAACCTATGGTGGGTTTATAACAATAACGCTAAAGATCTATTTAAAATGATAAAACCGGAATTGTGGCAAGAAACGTTGCACAACCCTATAGAAATTCTTCTTTCTTTGTCTGAACATGACTTGAAACAGCTGGAAAAGGATCAGGTATTCCTTTCAAGGCTGGATTCAGTGTGGAACGATTATATAGAGTATATAAAAACACCCAAATGGTTTGAAACCATCAGAGATATAGAAAAACATGGCAATATGCAGATTGCATACTTTTCAGCAGAATATGGTATGCATGAGTCGATACAATCATATGCTGGTGGACTTGGCATACTGTCTGGTGATCATTTTAAAGCTGCAAGTGACCTGGGTATCCCATTTATCGCTGTTGGTTTACTCTATAGAAATGGCTATTTTCATCAATATTTAAACTCAGATGGGTGGCAACTTGAAACCTACCCTTACAATGAATTTTATAAAATGCCTGTTGTGGAAGCAAAGGATGAAAATGGTGACCCTTTGTTAGTTGAGATCCCGAGTTATAATTCTTTAATAAAGGCAAAAATCTGGCTTGTCCACCTTGGATTTTCAAGATTGATCCTTCTGGATACAGACATCGATGATAATATCCCGGAAAATAAAATAATTACAGGTAAACTTTACGACGGTGAACCAGAGATGAGGATAAAGCAGGAGATAGTCTTAGGTATTGGAGGGGTAAGAGCCCTGAAAAAACTAGGGATAAAACCTACTGTATTCCATATTAATGAGGGGCATCCAGCATTCGCAGTTATTGAAAGGATCAAAGATTACATGGTGGAAGATGGTCTAAATTTATACGAGGCTATAAACATGGTAAAATACTCAACACTTTTTACCACCCATACACCTGTTCCTGCTGGATTTGACGTATTTGACAACAATGCAATATATAAACATCTGGGACCAATCTATAACGGAACACCATTATCTATTGATGAAGTACTCAAAATAGGAAAAGTAAATCCATATTCTTCATCTGAACCATTTTCTATGGCAATATGTGGAGTTAAATGCAGTATTTTTAGAAATGGTGTAAGTAAACTTCATGGTAAGGTATCAAGAAAGATTTTCAACAACTTATGGCCAAATGTCAGTGAACCATTCGTTCCTGTGGGGCATATCACAAATGGAGTACACCTCCAAACATGGGTTGCCGATGAAATTAAAACTCTCTTTAATAGATACCTTGGGGAAAATTGGTATCTGAGACCATACCAAAAATCAGTATGGTCAAACATCCATGAAATCCCAGATCTTGAGCTATTTGAAGCTAAAAATATTTTGAGAACAAGACTCGTAGAATTTATTAGAAAAAGAACTATAAATTCCATCAACAAAAGGGGTGGTTCATATTCAGAAATAGTTAAAGCAAATGAGATATTAAATCCTGGAATTCTTACAATAGGCTTTGCCAGAAGATTTGCAACATATAAGCGTGGTTACCTTTTATTTTCAGATGAAGAAAGATTAAATAAAATTTTAAACAATCCAAAGATGCCTGTTCAGATTATCATCGCAGGTAAAGCTCATCCTAAGGATACAGAGGGGAAAGAGATAATAAAGAAGATCTATCATATTTCCAGAAAACCAGAATTTAGAGATAAAATAGTGTTTGTGGAGGATTATGACATCCAGGTGGCAAAATATCTTGTAAGAGGAGTGGATGTTTGGTTGAATAATCCACGAAGGCCTATGGAAGCAAGTGGGACGAGTGGTATGAAAGCCGCTATCAATGGGGCTTTAAACTTTTCTATACTTGATGGTTGGTGGGTGGAAGGGTATAAAAACAACAATGGATGGTCTATAGGTGCCGGTGAGGAGTATAGTGATCCAAAATATCAGGATTTTGTGGAAGGTCAGGAGTTGTATGACAAATTGGAAAATGAAATAGTACCCCTCTTCTACGCAAAAGATAGATCCGGCTTACCAAGAGAATGGTTAAAAATGATGAAAAACTCTATCTTTATCGGATGTTCAGAGTTTTCTACATCCAGGATGGTAATGGAGTATCATGAAAAGTACTACACCCCTTTACATGAATTACACAACGATCTTTCAGAGCAAAATTTTGCCAATCTGAGAGAGTTTATCAATTTTAAAAATGAGATATCCAACAAATGGCATAAGCTTAGAATAGTAAAAGCCGAAATTATTTCAGATAACCTTTATATGGGGTCAACAGTAAAATTTTATTCAGAAGTTTACACGGATGATCTGGATCCAAATTTTTTAAAAGTTTGTGTAATTTCAGATACCAATTGTCCAAAAATAGAATTTGAAGATCCAAAGTTTATTGAACTTGATCTCAAAGAAAGTAAAGATGGGGTATCGATATTTTCAAAGGAAGTTAGGTTGACATGCTCCGGAAAGATAAGATTTGCATTTGGTATCTTCCCTAAAAACAGATTTATTTTAAATGAGTTTGAAGACAATTTATTTGTATGGGAGTAA
- a CDS encoding chemotaxis protein CheW: MAVQQYVSFNLASEKYAVDIMYIEEIIRMMEVTHVPRAPEFIEGIINIRGKVIPVVDLKKKLNIGSFSHDNNTRIIIVNIRNKKVGFIVDSVNEVMRIDDNLIDEAPAVTLSMDRSYIKGVAKTNQGLIIIIDIGKVFSSGEENQLYGF; the protein is encoded by the coding sequence ATGGCTGTTCAACAGTATGTTAGCTTTAATCTTGCTTCGGAAAAGTATGCTGTAGATATAATGTATATCGAAGAGATAATTAGAATGATGGAAGTAACACATGTGCCAAGGGCCCCTGAATTTATCGAGGGGATAATCAACATTCGGGGTAAAGTTATCCCTGTGGTGGATCTGAAGAAAAAGCTCAACATCGGCTCTTTTTCACATGATAATAACACCAGAATAATAATTGTAAATATCAGAAATAAAAAGGTGGGTTTCATAGTTGATAGTGTTAATGAGGTAATGAGAATAGATGATAACTTAATCGATGAGGCTCCTGCTGTGACGCTAAGCATGGATAGATCTTATATAAAAGGTGTTGCCAAAACTAATCAGGGGCTTATTATCATAATTGACATAGGCAAGGTATTTTCCTCTGGGGAAGAGAATCAGCTTTATGGATTTTGA
- the recG gene encoding ATP-dependent DNA helicase RecG, translating to MSLDLSILKQLNNILKNKGYYYKNFKSYLLPLKDKLPLEISQKIDNIITKENPETSELDDIVNDILLEIYSIKRGDYNRLKEPLVIKFSNFVKTLEQLKKIGIETAEDIIFHFPYKYDILSSSSNDRCVLTGTFEDSKIVKTKNGKKILEAVFKGDTGYFYGVWFNFNNRYPLLLLKKGENYNLYGKLQNFNGLPAIVHPEFLSTDELGKIRPVYLLPENVKDNLYLSLLKKVYMEYSEHIVETLPLRLIIKYGFLDLKNSLRYIHFPDNINEFKKYNLLSHRRFVYEELFYLQLGLFIRKNSYGEVRGIKFDIDKDILLTLKPYIPFKLTDAQKKALKDIFNDMKSSKQMNRLLQGDVGSGKTVVAFISGVLAVKNGYQVAFISPTEILAEQHYNNFKKLFKDDFSSCLITGSLKQKDKKYLKALVESGDISFIFGTHAILQEDTIFKNLGFVVIDEQHRFGVMQRKILIEKGYTPDILLMSATPIPRTLSLTFYGDLEISIIDQLPPGRKPITTKAFRQKEIGKVFDLVKEQIEKGFSAYFVYPLIDESDTLDLKAATQAYEQVAEFFGEDNVGILHGRMKAEEKNYLMNRFKNREIKILVSTTVIEVGVDVPHATVMVIENAERFGLSQLHQLRGRVGRGGDQSFCYLVYSDKISEDGLKRIKAMINYNDGFKLSEIDLEMRGPGDFFGTRQSGLPDLKFSNIIKDTDILLSAREDAFEILKEDPYLNKPENRILKEMLKFKWKDAYELVNIG from the coding sequence ATGAGTTTAGATTTATCGATTTTAAAACAGTTGAATAATATTTTAAAAAATAAGGGGTATTACTACAAAAATTTTAAATCTTATCTTTTGCCATTAAAGGATAAGCTACCACTTGAAATATCTCAGAAGATAGATAATATTATAACGAAAGAAAACCCAGAAACTTCAGAGCTGGATGATATCGTAAATGATATTTTATTGGAGATTTATAGTATTAAAAGGGGGGATTATAACAGATTAAAAGAGCCCCTTGTAATAAAATTTAGCAATTTTGTAAAAACATTGGAGCAGTTAAAAAAGATCGGAATTGAAACTGCTGAAGATATCATATTTCATTTTCCATACAAATACGATATTTTATCTAGTTCATCAAATGATAGGTGTGTACTAACCGGCACATTTGAGGATTCCAAGATAGTAAAAACCAAGAATGGTAAAAAGATTCTTGAAGCTGTTTTTAAAGGTGATACTGGATATTTTTACGGTGTATGGTTTAATTTTAATAATAGATACCCACTTTTATTATTAAAAAAAGGGGAAAATTATAATCTCTATGGGAAATTGCAGAATTTTAATGGACTACCGGCAATTGTACATCCTGAATTTTTGTCAACTGACGAACTTGGAAAGATAAGACCTGTTTATCTTTTGCCGGAAAATGTAAAAGATAACCTCTACCTGTCCCTTTTGAAGAAAGTTTATATGGAGTATTCTGAACATATTGTGGAAACCTTGCCTTTGAGGCTTATCATAAAATACGGTTTTCTTGATCTGAAAAACTCTTTAAGATATATACATTTTCCTGACAATATAAATGAATTTAAAAAGTATAATTTATTATCCCACAGAAGATTTGTTTACGAAGAGTTATTTTATCTGCAATTAGGTCTTTTTATCAGGAAAAATAGCTATGGTGAGGTTAGGGGGATAAAATTCGATATCGACAAAGATATACTATTAACTCTAAAACCATATATCCCTTTTAAACTTACAGATGCCCAAAAGAAAGCACTAAAAGATATTTTCAACGATATGAAATCTTCCAAACAAATGAACAGGCTTTTGCAGGGGGATGTGGGGAGTGGCAAAACTGTAGTAGCTTTTATATCTGGAGTATTGGCAGTAAAAAATGGATATCAGGTGGCTTTTATATCACCCACCGAGATTCTTGCAGAGCAACATTACAATAATTTTAAAAAACTTTTTAAAGATGATTTTAGTTCCTGTTTAATCACAGGTTCTTTAAAACAAAAAGATAAAAAGTATCTAAAGGCACTGGTAGAAAGTGGAGATATCTCCTTCATTTTTGGTACCCATGCCATATTGCAGGAGGATACAATTTTTAAAAATCTTGGATTTGTTGTGATCGATGAGCAACACAGATTTGGGGTTATGCAGAGAAAGATATTGATAGAAAAAGGGTATACACCAGATATTTTATTGATGAGTGCCACCCCTATACCCAGAACACTATCCCTTACATTTTATGGAGATCTTGAGATTAGTATTATAGATCAATTACCGCCGGGAAGAAAGCCTATAACAACAAAAGCATTTAGACAGAAAGAAATAGGAAAGGTTTTCGATCTTGTAAAGGAACAGATAGAAAAAGGCTTTTCTGCATATTTTGTGTATCCTTTGATAGATGAAAGCGATACACTTGATTTGAAAGCAGCTACACAGGCTTACGAACAGGTGGCAGAATTTTTCGGTGAAGATAATGTTGGTATTTTACATGGTAGAATGAAGGCGGAAGAGAAGAATTATTTGATGAATAGATTTAAAAATAGAGAGATAAAAATACTCGTATCCACTACGGTGATTGAGGTGGGGGTGGATGTCCCACATGCGACGGTCATGGTTATTGAAAATGCTGAACGTTTTGGGTTATCTCAGCTACATCAACTCAGGGGGAGAGTTGGTAGGGGAGGGGATCAATCATTTTGTTATCTTGTTTATTCCGATAAAATTTCTGAGGATGGTTTAAAGAGGATCAAGGCTATGATAAACTATAATGATGGTTTTAAGCTATCCGAGATAGATCTTGAAATGCGGGGACCTGGTGACTTTTTTGGGACAAGGCAATCTGGGTTACCGGATCTAAAATTTAGCAACATAATAAAGGATACAGATATTCTCTTATCAGCCAGAGAAGATGCGTTTGAAATCTTAAAGGAGGATCCTTATCTAAATAAACCTGAAAATAGAATTCTAAAAGAGATGCTAAAATTTAAATGGAAGGATGCCTACGAACTTGTTAATATCGGTTAA